A genomic stretch from uncultured Pseudodesulfovibrio sp. includes:
- a CDS encoding ABC transporter substrate-binding protein yields the protein MAFHLNKKFFLTVVAILFGMALLFTQESKAVDCPELTGYIGQLPPFNYQDKTGEIHGIAVDALLIISERAGCPILKKKLEFIPFPRAVHDVQYTPSKLVFALAMTPERRDKYQWVGPFDSVSSGLIAKKSRKIRIKSIKDLSKYVVGTIRNSAPADFLHNTLGKGCGQIVSLPTNRQQFEMLELERVDLITQSSIAAPRILAELGMDSDEYEMVYVLRNIQLYYAFSKDVDPVLIKRFNEELVNLKKTSKSGSSEYDSIVKRYVGVGEMSIVE from the coding sequence TTGGCTTTTCATTTAAATAAAAAGTTCTTTTTGACAGTCGTAGCAATTCTTTTTGGCATGGCTCTTCTGTTCACACAAGAATCAAAAGCAGTCGATTGCCCTGAACTAACCGGGTATATAGGACAGCTCCCCCCTTTTAATTACCAGGACAAAACCGGCGAAATTCATGGAATTGCCGTGGATGCACTCCTTATAATTTCCGAGCGGGCAGGTTGTCCTATCCTGAAGAAAAAACTGGAATTCATTCCATTTCCTCGTGCTGTGCACGATGTGCAATACACCCCATCAAAGCTGGTTTTTGCGTTAGCTATGACCCCGGAACGAAGAGATAAGTATCAATGGGTCGGCCCCTTTGATTCTGTTTCTTCCGGTTTGATTGCCAAAAAAAGTCGGAAAATCCGTATAAAAAGCATCAAAGATTTGTCCAAGTACGTCGTCGGCACAATTCGAAACAGTGCGCCGGCGGATTTCTTACACAACACTCTTGGCAAAGGGTGTGGTCAAATTGTCTCCCTGCCCACCAATAGACAGCAATTTGAGATGCTTGAGCTGGAAAGAGTGGACCTTATCACCCAATCTTCTATCGCAGCACCTCGTATACTTGCAGAGCTGGGTATGGATTCTGACGAATATGAAATGGTCTATGTCCTACGTAATATCCAGCTTTATTACGCTTTTTCTAAAGATGTTGATCCTGTTCTTATCAAACGTTTCAACGAGGAACTGGTAAATCTTAAAAAGACATCGAAAAGTGGCAGTAGCGAATATGATTCAATCGTCAAGCGCTACGTTGGTGTCGGTGAGATGTCCATAGTGGAATGA
- the thiF gene encoding sulfur carrier protein ThiS adenylyltransferase ThiF, which yields MNRTEQGIAAYLGEDRLAFLQTVSVGIAGAGGLGSNCAVHLVRSGFKRFVLVDFDKVEPSNLNRQAYMAQQVGEYKVEALAANMLAINPDLDLESCIGRVTGEDMAELFAECDVVVEAFDDPEAKKALVETMLPKGVLVVAASGMGGTGNSDAMITRKVRDNFYLIGDGVTECTDENPPLSPRVGIAAAKQADVVLSHFLNQYDVEGGK from the coding sequence ATGAATCGGACTGAACAAGGTATAGCCGCCTATCTGGGTGAAGACCGTCTGGCCTTTTTGCAGACGGTCTCCGTGGGCATAGCCGGGGCAGGAGGGCTTGGGTCCAATTGTGCCGTGCATCTGGTGCGTTCCGGGTTCAAACGGTTTGTGCTGGTTGATTTCGATAAAGTCGAGCCTTCCAATCTCAACCGTCAAGCGTACATGGCGCAGCAGGTGGGTGAATACAAGGTGGAAGCCCTGGCTGCCAACATGCTTGCCATCAATCCTGATCTTGACCTGGAGTCGTGCATCGGCAGGGTGACAGGCGAGGATATGGCGGAACTGTTTGCTGAATGTGATGTGGTGGTCGAAGCCTTTGATGATCCGGAAGCCAAAAAGGCTTTGGTGGAAACCATGCTCCCCAAAGGTGTTCTTGTCGTGGCAGCTTCAGGGATGGGCGGCACAGGGAACAGTGATGCCATGATTACGCGCAAGGTGCGCGATAACTTCTACCTCATCGGCGACGGAGTGACTGAGTGTACGGATGAAAATCCGCCTTTGTCTCCGCGAGTGGGGATTGCCGCCGCCAAGCAGGCGGATGTGGTACTCAGTCACTTCCTGAATCAATACGATGTTGAAGGAGGGAAGTGA
- a CDS encoding VTT domain-containing protein translates to MKSLIKGLVMLAGLGLAVYLSRAIGLGDMLSNTQWFNDHILGNGPLSIIIFLGVGAAFTAVGLPRQLIGFLGGFAFGALSGTLLATVGSGLGCAIAAVYARMGGRDLVQRKLGHRVGKVNQFLQHEPFNTALAIRLFPLGSNLITNLAAGVSSIPLMPFILGSTLGYIPQNFIFALFGSGMNRESAMGVALSVGMSIVLFAVSGWLGIRVYSRYRRDAKPLVESED, encoded by the coding sequence ATGAAATCCTTGATAAAGGGATTGGTGATGCTGGCCGGACTCGGGCTGGCTGTATATCTCTCTCGGGCCATCGGTCTGGGCGATATGCTTTCAAATACACAATGGTTCAACGATCACATTCTTGGTAACGGGCCACTTTCCATCATCATTTTTCTTGGTGTTGGCGCGGCCTTTACAGCTGTGGGGCTCCCTCGTCAGCTCATTGGTTTTCTTGGCGGTTTTGCCTTTGGCGCCTTGAGCGGTACATTGCTGGCTACGGTTGGATCCGGGTTGGGGTGTGCCATTGCGGCAGTGTATGCACGGATGGGGGGTCGTGATCTGGTTCAGCGAAAACTGGGCCATCGTGTGGGAAAGGTTAATCAGTTCCTGCAACACGAGCCGTTTAACACCGCACTTGCCATCCGCCTGTTTCCACTGGGCAGCAATCTGATCACCAATCTAGCTGCAGGTGTCAGCTCAATTCCTCTTATGCCGTTTATTCTTGGCTCCACTCTGGGGTATATTCCACAGAATTTTATTTTTGCGTTGTTTGGGTCTGGTATGAATAGAGAGTCCGCTATGGGCGTAGCCCTGTCCGTGGGGATGAGCATTGTACTCTTTGCGGTATCTGGATGGTTGGGAATTCGTGTCTACAGCCGGTACAGGAGAGACGCCAAACCTCTGGTTGAATCAGAAGATTAA
- the thiC gene encoding phosphomethylpyrimidine synthase ThiC has translation MASYTTQMDAARKGIVTPQMETVARKENIRIEDLMERMARGTVIIPANKNHTNLDAEAVGEGMRIKINVNLGISKDCSDVDPELAKVQAALDLKAEAIMDLSCYGKTQEFRQKLVKMSPAMVGTVPIYDAVGFYDKNLQDITVDEFFEVVQRHVEDGVDFLTIHCGLNKHTAEKVKSAKRLTNIVSRGGSLLFTWMEINNAENPFYEHFDRLLDICEEYDVTLSLGDGCRPGCLHDATDACQVEELITLGELTKRAWERNVQVMIEGPGHMAMGEIAGNMMMEKRLCHGAPFYVLGPIVTDVAPGYDHITSAIGGAIAGMSGADFLCYVTPAEHLRLPTLEDMKEGIIATRIAAHAADIAKGYPGARDWDDKMSKARAALDWEGMFNIAMDPVRPREFRESSKPEHEDSCSMCGKMCAVRNMNRVLEGKDIQLDD, from the coding sequence ATGGCCTCATATACAACTCAGATGGACGCTGCCCGTAAAGGTATCGTCACCCCCCAGATGGAAACCGTGGCTCGTAAGGAAAATATCCGCATCGAGGACCTCATGGAGCGTATGGCCAGGGGAACTGTTATTATCCCGGCTAACAAGAATCACACCAATCTGGATGCCGAAGCTGTCGGCGAAGGAATGCGTATCAAAATCAACGTCAACCTGGGTATTTCAAAGGATTGTAGTGACGTTGACCCGGAACTTGCTAAGGTTCAGGCCGCTTTGGATCTTAAAGCTGAAGCGATCATGGATCTGTCCTGTTACGGCAAGACCCAGGAATTTCGTCAGAAACTGGTGAAGATGTCTCCCGCAATGGTCGGCACTGTACCCATCTATGACGCAGTGGGTTTTTATGACAAGAACTTGCAGGACATCACTGTCGATGAGTTTTTTGAGGTTGTGCAGCGACATGTTGAAGACGGCGTTGATTTTTTGACCATTCACTGCGGATTGAACAAACATACCGCTGAAAAGGTCAAGAGTGCCAAGCGCTTGACAAATATAGTGTCGCGCGGCGGTTCCTTGCTGTTTACATGGATGGAGATCAACAATGCCGAGAATCCGTTCTATGAGCATTTTGATCGCCTGCTCGACATTTGCGAAGAGTACGACGTTACCTTGAGCCTCGGTGACGGCTGTCGACCCGGTTGTCTGCACGACGCCACTGACGCCTGTCAGGTAGAAGAGCTCATCACTCTGGGAGAGCTGACCAAGCGCGCCTGGGAACGTAATGTTCAGGTCATGATCGAAGGTCCAGGCCACATGGCCATGGGTGAGATTGCCGGCAACATGATGATGGAAAAGAGGCTGTGTCATGGTGCTCCATTTTACGTGCTCGGTCCTATCGTGACGGATGTTGCTCCCGGGTACGACCATATTACCTCTGCCATTGGCGGTGCCATTGCGGGGATGTCGGGTGCAGACTTCCTGTGTTACGTTACACCGGCTGAACATCTGCGTCTGCCCACTCTCGAAGACATGAAAGAGGGTATCATCGCAACCCGTATTGCTGCCCATGCCGCCGATATCGCCAAGGGATACCCTGGCGCACGTGATTGGGATGATAAAATGTCAAAGGCTCGCGCCGCTCTTGACTGGGAAGGTATGTTCAATATCGCCATGGATCCGGTGCGTCCTCGTGAATTCCGTGAATCTTCCAAGCCTGAACATGAGGACTCCTGCTCCATGTGCGGCAAGATGTGCGCGGTACGCAATATGAATCGCGTACTGGAAGGCAAGGACATTCAGCTGGACGACTAG
- a CDS encoding thiazole synthase, with amino-acid sequence MREDIFEIGGVKLKSRLFTGTGKYGDDSVIPDVCEESGSQVITVALRRIDLESTTGNVMDFIPKHMQLLPNTSGARTAEEAVRIARLARAMGCGDWIKIEVISDNKYLLPDGYETAKATEILAKEGFVVFPYVNADLYVAQSLVNAGAAAVMPLGAPIGTNRGLKTREMVRILIEEIDLPIIVDAGIGRPSEACEAMEMGADACLVNTAIATASDPRMMAKAFGRAVKAGREAYLSGPGATKLHADASSPLTGFLGGE; translated from the coding sequence ATGCGTGAAGATATATTTGAAATTGGTGGCGTGAAGCTGAAGAGCAGACTGTTCACCGGAACCGGAAAATATGGTGATGACTCGGTTATTCCCGACGTCTGCGAGGAATCGGGTTCGCAGGTCATCACTGTTGCCTTGCGGCGGATTGATCTGGAATCAACAACTGGCAATGTCATGGATTTCATTCCGAAACACATGCAGTTGCTGCCAAATACATCCGGTGCCCGCACCGCAGAAGAAGCTGTGCGTATCGCCCGGTTGGCACGTGCCATGGGGTGTGGAGACTGGATCAAGATCGAAGTCATCTCTGATAACAAGTATCTGTTGCCCGATGGTTATGAAACGGCAAAGGCCACGGAAATTCTTGCCAAGGAAGGCTTCGTGGTCTTCCCTTATGTTAACGCAGACCTGTATGTAGCCCAGAGCCTGGTGAATGCCGGTGCCGCTGCCGTTATGCCTTTGGGGGCGCCGATTGGCACCAATCGTGGGCTGAAGACCCGAGAAATGGTTCGTATTCTGATTGAGGAAATCGACCTTCCCATTATTGTTGATGCAGGTATCGGTCGTCCTTCAGAGGCGTGTGAAGCCATGGAAATGGGTGCGGATGCCTGCTTAGTTAACACGGCTATTGCCACGGCATCAGATCCTCGCATGATGGCAAAAGCTTTTGGTCGTGCAGTCAAGGCAGGGCGTGAAGCCTATCTGTCCGGGCCGGGGGCTACGAAATTACATGCTGATGCTTCATCCCCACTGACGGGTTTCCTGGGCGGTGAGTAA
- a CDS encoding HD domain-containing phosphohydrolase encodes MAIKENMLGVKEIDCSDGISTEDYNQIDPNILDCFPRQEYPVNLFHWKEDIRVLSPLYVVGRSVDRHLRVKVRDLSEKGLLFFSRNQIEQYTDCVACNLDTALDDPNLTWEEKAGLFIHELNRRQVALYAHLLGAHLADLQRAVEALCAYLIQNPQRIAQLVRDVHADLSVERRRINASILALAIYVELNKGDITLETLEVVALGFLLYDIGMSRLSPLMLSKPQQLTTSERRTMREHPNAGVELLGKLNLTRAEIVEPVIQHHERLNGTGYPNKLKGENIGQLGRIAAVADSYCAMITDCAYRSCISPINAAAELVTNERKYDQVICRTLVRFLQTVQK; translated from the coding sequence ATGGCAATTAAGGAAAATATGCTGGGCGTCAAAGAAATTGATTGCTCGGATGGTATAAGTACTGAAGATTACAATCAGATAGATCCAAACATTCTGGATTGTTTTCCTCGTCAGGAATATCCTGTGAATCTCTTTCATTGGAAAGAGGATATTCGAGTGCTGTCGCCTTTGTATGTTGTAGGGCGGAGTGTTGACAGGCATTTACGAGTGAAAGTTCGTGATTTGAGTGAAAAGGGGCTGCTCTTTTTTTCCCGTAATCAAATCGAACAGTACACTGACTGTGTGGCGTGCAACCTTGATACGGCACTGGATGACCCGAATCTGACGTGGGAAGAGAAAGCCGGTTTGTTCATTCATGAATTGAATCGGAGGCAGGTTGCACTGTATGCTCATTTGTTGGGAGCCCACCTCGCGGATTTGCAGCGGGCTGTTGAAGCTCTTTGCGCATATCTGATTCAGAATCCACAACGAATTGCCCAATTGGTCAGGGACGTGCACGCAGATCTTTCTGTTGAGCGACGCCGGATTAATGCTTCAATTCTTGCGCTGGCCATATATGTCGAATTGAACAAGGGAGACATCACGCTTGAAACGCTGGAAGTCGTGGCTTTGGGGTTTTTACTTTACGACATCGGAATGTCGCGGCTTTCGCCCTTGATGCTCAGCAAGCCACAACAGCTTACCACCTCCGAAAGACGTACCATGCGTGAACATCCTAATGCTGGAGTGGAACTTCTTGGTAAGTTGAATCTTACCCGGGCGGAGATTGTCGAGCCTGTCATTCAGCACCATGAAAGACTTAACGGTACCGGGTATCCCAATAAGTTGAAGGGAGAAAATATCGGGCAGTTAGGGCGAATTGCGGCAGTGGCTGATTCCTACTGTGCCATGATTACGGATTGTGCCTATCGTTCGTGTATTTCTCCTATCAATGCTGCTGCTGAACTCGTCACAAACGAACGGAAATACGATCAAGTCATTTGCCGTACGCTTGTCAGGTTCTTGCAGACAGTTCAGAAGTAG
- a CDS encoding glycosyltransferase family 2 protein has product MNNTEKFSVVLPVFNEQDNLQSLFAEIRAAADATGRPWEAIFVDDCSTDSSLSIIRKLADDFAEVRYVAFAENRGQSAAFCAGFDAVESDIVVTMDADLQNDPADIPNMLAAFGDECEMVIGWRAKRKDTFIKRISSKIANAIRDGIMDDGVHDTGCSLKVMRTDFLLKLPRFKNMHRYFPILMKMQGVRIREVKVNHRERAAGVSKYGTLDRAMAGIYDLIGVKWLINRHFNYTVKEKK; this is encoded by the coding sequence ATGAACAATACAGAAAAATTTTCGGTTGTCCTGCCGGTTTTCAATGAGCAAGACAACCTGCAATCCCTCTTTGCAGAGATACGAGCGGCGGCTGACGCCACTGGGCGGCCTTGGGAAGCCATATTTGTCGATGATTGCAGTACCGACAGCAGCCTTTCCATTATAAGGAAGCTTGCTGACGATTTTGCTGAAGTCCGTTATGTGGCGTTTGCAGAAAATCGTGGGCAGTCCGCCGCTTTCTGTGCAGGGTTTGATGCTGTTGAGTCTGATATCGTGGTGACTATGGATGCTGACCTGCAAAACGATCCGGCTGATATTCCCAATATGCTGGCCGCGTTCGGCGACGAGTGCGAGATGGTCATCGGCTGGCGCGCCAAACGGAAAGATACCTTTATCAAGCGGATATCCTCAAAGATCGCTAACGCCATCCGTGATGGCATCATGGATGACGGTGTGCATGATACAGGGTGTTCTCTCAAGGTCATGCGTACCGATTTTCTTCTCAAATTGCCCCGATTTAAGAACATGCATCGATATTTTCCTATCTTAATGAAGATGCAGGGAGTCCGTATCAGAGAAGTGAAGGTTAATCATCGGGAACGGGCAGCAGGGGTGTCAAAATATGGGACGCTGGACCGGGCTATGGCGGGTATTTATGATTTGATCGGTGTCAAGTGGCTTATCAATCGCCATTTTAATTACACGGTTAAAGAGAAGAAATAA
- the thiS gene encoding sulfur carrier protein ThiS, with translation MVVVLNGKEVNVTEGMTILTLLESKDVSPQVVVVERNGDIVPGENFGTTSLNDGDHLEVLRFVGGG, from the coding sequence ATGGTTGTCGTTCTCAATGGCAAGGAAGTGAATGTGACGGAGGGGATGACGATCCTCACTCTGCTCGAAAGCAAAGATGTTTCGCCGCAAGTTGTCGTGGTAGAGCGAAATGGTGACATTGTGCCCGGTGAAAACTTCGGTACCACTTCGCTCAATGATGGGGACCATTTGGAGGTTCTCCGTTTTGTGGGCGGGGGTTAG
- a CDS encoding phosphatase PAP2 family protein yields the protein MFFSTLPVDLNLFLLINQHWRLGLFDTIMPILSSMPALLALLGIALAWAISKGGKKQIIYFLILFAGMGLADFSTKIIKDEVHRVRPLNAIAGTYYVEDGEWRNRPSNFVQTKERGTSYPSAHCANTMSLALLSLLLWPSLKKWPLFLPLAVGYSRVYLGKHYPTDVLAGWLTGVIVAGIVWLLWKELKRRYMPPDPS from the coding sequence ATGTTTTTTTCCACTCTGCCCGTTGATCTCAACCTTTTTCTTCTCATAAACCAGCATTGGCGGCTTGGTTTATTCGATACCATCATGCCCATCCTCTCATCCATGCCTGCATTATTGGCTCTGCTGGGCATTGCTCTTGCCTGGGCCATATCCAAGGGAGGCAAGAAGCAGATCATATACTTTCTTATTCTTTTCGCCGGAATGGGACTGGCAGACTTCTCTACAAAAATCATCAAAGATGAAGTTCACCGAGTCCGCCCCCTCAACGCCATTGCCGGAACATATTATGTTGAGGACGGAGAATGGCGTAACCGTCCTTCAAATTTTGTCCAGACCAAGGAACGCGGCACATCCTATCCGTCAGCCCATTGTGCCAACACCATGAGTCTCGCCCTGCTCTCCTTGCTTCTGTGGCCTTCACTCAAGAAATGGCCACTATTCCTTCCGCTCGCAGTGGGGTATTCCCGGGTATATCTCGGCAAGCATTACCCGACGGACGTCCTGGCTGGATGGCTCACTGGAGTCATTGTCGCCGGGATTGTCTGGTTGCTTTGGAAAGAGCTTAAGCGACGATACATGCCGCCCGATCCGTCTTAA
- the thiH gene encoding 2-iminoacetate synthase ThiH — MSFYPVLAEYTTASLKERFLAVTSDDVCRSLKKMTPTAEDFLNFMSPAAVPFLEEMAQKASRLTAQNFGRAIQLFTPLYLSNYCSNHCVYCGFNCKNNIPRDQLTLEQLEVEAKAIADTGLKHLLILTGEAPAKAGVDYLEECMGVLRNYFPSVSIEVFAMDRDEYARMVAAGADGLTMFQETYNEELYSTLHPKGPKKDYRYRLDAPERGCQAGMRVVTIGALLGLGDWHLDAFFTGLHAAYLMHKYPEVDISVSPPRMRPHAGEYQPASIADDRDLVQYMLALRLFLPRLGITVSTRESAEFRENILPLGVTKMSAGVTTAVGGHTQDNEQVGQFEIADTRSVDEMCEMLRRCGYQPIFKDWEPIELQVKAHA, encoded by the coding sequence GTGAGCTTCTATCCCGTGCTGGCAGAGTATACGACTGCCTCCCTTAAAGAACGGTTTCTGGCTGTTACATCGGATGATGTTTGTCGGTCACTGAAAAAAATGACCCCGACAGCAGAAGACTTTCTCAACTTCATGAGTCCTGCCGCCGTGCCCTTCCTTGAAGAAATGGCGCAAAAGGCAAGTCGGTTGACCGCTCAAAACTTCGGGCGAGCCATACAGCTGTTCACGCCCTTGTATTTGTCCAATTATTGCTCCAATCACTGTGTTTATTGCGGTTTTAACTGCAAGAACAATATCCCTCGCGATCAACTGACTTTGGAACAGTTGGAAGTGGAGGCCAAGGCCATTGCTGATACAGGGCTCAAGCATTTGCTTATTCTCACAGGTGAAGCTCCGGCCAAGGCCGGTGTGGATTACCTTGAAGAATGCATGGGAGTGCTCCGGAACTATTTCCCTTCTGTGTCTATTGAGGTCTTTGCCATGGATCGGGACGAGTATGCCCGTATGGTTGCTGCCGGGGCTGATGGATTGACCATGTTTCAAGAGACATACAATGAAGAATTGTACTCCACGCTGCATCCCAAAGGTCCGAAAAAAGACTACAGATACAGGTTGGATGCCCCGGAGCGGGGCTGTCAGGCCGGAATGCGTGTCGTCACCATTGGCGCGTTGCTTGGTCTGGGAGACTGGCATCTGGATGCTTTTTTCACAGGGTTGCATGCGGCGTATCTGATGCACAAATATCCCGAGGTGGATATTTCCGTATCTCCGCCGAGGATGCGGCCTCATGCGGGTGAATATCAGCCTGCATCGATTGCTGATGACAGGGATCTGGTGCAGTACATGCTCGCTTTGCGACTGTTTCTGCCGCGTCTTGGCATCACCGTTTCAACCCGTGAATCCGCTGAATTCCGTGAGAATATCCTGCCGCTTGGCGTGACCAAAATGTCTGCCGGCGTCACTACTGCTGTGGGCGGACATACGCAGGATAACGAGCAGGTCGGACAGTTTGAAATAGCCGATACCCGGAGTGTGGATGAAATGTGTGAGATGCTGCGCCGGTGTGGGTACCAGCCGATCTTTAAAGACTGGGAACCCATTGAGTTGCAGGTAAAGGCTCACGCATGA
- a CDS encoding class I SAM-dependent methyltransferase: MTTTIFIPVEEYAELLLKIKTANLPIRKAKPCREVDLTSLQCVLLSFEGVDTTTRTPFAYPFITTLLRGEFRQPLYYLEDVDWIFLGGDKDTFVNLLDQHLVATKGDITPVPFQSLTNTVPQTPVVGEYHVTIPRNTKNYNENDWSQKKEIFKETQPSDWNQKFKANTNSFEHLVTKFTAPHLQRSPEVIVDLGCGLGKTTYGLAKEYPDAQVFGLELSDSALEVAINSFTAPNLKFLKHDISSPLLFDEGSIDLLISINALAYAKNQRNSANDIFRKLSPDGIFFNHSRIGYSHDFWEFPYSLVWPIIFQIYPETWAESAQENGYNTHMLPPQLSRRLTPWSFAHPRSEKTCTALDQCSLRLQEHEVNEYQPCITHALMLHSRHVEDNMEHHVCSGKTRSDVLNHCLTSLDTMPNFVQETSLASRRENVETLQLNPIGIDYCKRIVHCDVPF, encoded by the coding sequence ATGACTACAACAATTTTTATTCCTGTCGAAGAATATGCTGAACTGCTTCTTAAAATCAAAACTGCCAACCTTCCAATCCGAAAAGCCAAACCTTGTAGGGAAGTTGACCTTACTTCGCTCCAATGCGTCCTCCTGTCATTTGAAGGAGTGGATACAACCACAAGAACACCTTTTGCGTATCCATTCATAACCACCCTTCTCCGTGGAGAATTCCGTCAGCCACTCTATTATTTGGAAGATGTTGATTGGATATTCCTGGGTGGGGACAAGGATACATTCGTCAATTTACTGGATCAACATCTCGTCGCCACGAAAGGTGACATTACTCCTGTCCCTTTCCAGTCACTGACGAACACAGTCCCTCAAACTCCTGTGGTTGGCGAATACCATGTTACAATCCCTCGCAATACAAAGAATTATAATGAGAATGACTGGAGTCAAAAAAAGGAAATATTCAAGGAGACACAACCATCTGACTGGAACCAAAAATTCAAGGCGAACACGAACAGTTTCGAGCACCTTGTTACAAAATTTACAGCCCCTCATCTTCAACGCTCTCCAGAAGTCATTGTCGACCTGGGCTGCGGCCTTGGGAAAACGACGTATGGTTTGGCAAAAGAATATCCTGACGCCCAAGTGTTTGGACTTGAGTTGTCAGATTCCGCACTTGAAGTAGCTATTAATTCCTTCACTGCACCGAACCTGAAGTTCCTCAAGCATGACATATCGTCCCCTTTGCTCTTCGATGAAGGGTCAATAGACCTTTTGATCAGCATTAATGCCTTGGCTTATGCCAAAAATCAGCGCAACAGTGCCAACGATATTTTCAGGAAGCTCTCTCCTGACGGCATTTTCTTCAACCACAGTCGAATTGGATATTCACATGATTTCTGGGAATTCCCCTATAGTCTTGTCTGGCCAATCATTTTCCAAATCTACCCTGAAACCTGGGCCGAAAGCGCACAAGAAAATGGGTACAACACACATATGTTGCCACCGCAACTCAGTCGCCGTCTAACCCCATGGAGTTTTGCACACCCACGGTCAGAGAAGACATGCACAGCGCTCGATCAATGCAGCCTTCGACTTCAAGAACATGAAGTAAATGAGTATCAGCCCTGCATTACCCACGCCCTCATGCTCCACTCACGGCATGTGGAAGACAATATGGAACACCACGTATGCAGCGGCAAAACGCGAAGCGATGTGCTCAACCATTGTCTCACGAGCTTGGACACAATGCCCAATTTTGTCCAAGAGACATCGCTGGCAAGTCGACGAGAAAACGTCGAGACACTCCAATTGAACCCGATAGGCATAGATTATTGCAAGCGCATTGTTCACTGTGATGTTCCTTTTTAA
- the thiE gene encoding thiamine phosphate synthase produces the protein MMRKITRHNILDTDIYCLTGEKFSLGRSNIDVVREMLDSGIKLVQYREKEKKMGAKYEECLVIRDMTRQAGAAFIVNDDIELARLVGADGVHIGQEDLPVEAVRRLVGDEMAIGLSTHSPAEARDAVKRGADYIGVGPIFKTYTKEDVVDPVGFEYLEYVVNNVDIPFVAIGGIKEHNIGEVIRRGASCVALVTEIVGEENINGKINALRHEIEAAKE, from the coding sequence ATGATGCGGAAAATAACGCGGCATAACATTCTTGATACGGACATATATTGCCTGACCGGCGAGAAATTCTCGTTGGGGCGGTCCAATATTGATGTGGTACGGGAGATGCTGGACAGCGGGATCAAGCTGGTCCAGTACCGCGAAAAGGAAAAGAAGATGGGTGCCAAGTATGAGGAATGTCTTGTTATTCGAGACATGACTCGTCAGGCTGGAGCCGCGTTTATCGTTAATGATGATATCGAACTGGCCCGATTGGTTGGTGCGGACGGCGTTCATATCGGGCAGGAGGATCTGCCTGTGGAAGCCGTGCGGCGACTGGTGGGAGATGAGATGGCTATTGGACTTTCCACCCACAGTCCGGCGGAAGCACGTGATGCAGTCAAACGCGGTGCTGATTACATTGGTGTCGGGCCTATTTTCAAGACGTACACCAAGGAAGATGTCGTTGACCCTGTGGGGTTCGAATATCTTGAATATGTCGTCAATAATGTGGATATCCCGTTCGTAGCTATCGGCGGCATCAAGGAACATAACATCGGCGAAGTGATCCGGCGTGGCGCATCCTGCGTGGCATTGGTGACTGAAATTGTCGGTGAAGAAAATATAAATGGAAAAATCAACGCGCTTCGTCATGAGATTGAAGCGGCGAAGGAGTAA